One Epinephelus lanceolatus isolate andai-2023 chromosome 10, ASM4190304v1, whole genome shotgun sequence genomic region harbors:
- the LOC117266042 gene encoding zinc finger protein 516-like isoform X2: protein MNTRERVEVMETRAGVQKEKLIGDQVNPGKEVEGEDDKIPGSFDCNVCGRSFPFLSSLSQHMRRHTGARPYKCPYCDHRASQKGNLKVHIRSHKLGTLSTHHSNEDVEGGAEEEEMSVSEGLDGGTSPTKSSSACNRMINGDSGEESRRKVPGRSMKREKSVTDQRPYCCRLCGYEAQREDQLLSHIEKVHITADAEEETPVKEEAVPEPDAIQPQSDGTFPCETCGQVFSQAWFLKSHMKKHAGILDHCCRICGRRFREAWFLKSHMKTHNTKSRSRSKADSTEHPATINDVAQDPEIVTGSVTSIYQMCSKCGNLFHNKESLRAHDKIHSFGYGRKSQSQCSLSDDEDSPAAKRRYLDYLNLQPVVKTLDEEKENEKKMLGQRIPELDPVCSYQAWQLATKGRVVEPVEQSYKASCGGGSMGEEALAGAAVVFEKESSRYVLQGQEKRSSGRRSSSGLGSHASSGDRTPESLSDSEYRPSSRQDRRRPSSSKSNECFECGKVFRSRHQMMVHQRVHRKDGGRASVGDKERTARDDRWGSTSDPESGSPSRPSTPGYGDSPPASALGDQASEMGTANSGEIADEKPYICSLCDFVTTELQAYLTHVRVQHPAAPGDRPSPIPSPSSSSDRGTPSGYPKLKKALLQGLNNSASPPAYLSARSSQLNPSLTPVDLCVRAEGCRGIISLTQDRKSLPSHKCSFCSHSTRYPEVLWMHQTVAHRINSSSSNLAPKWALKNNSKGSRDSLLSFKRRTGPPPVLEGKECPPLPPLMRAQRTRPPTYSSEVLKKSRPASQAAMPSSSSSLSSSSSSSTPSSSFSRGSSSTSGNQAARVPVRPSSSNNSSSSSSSSVRHMEDQSHQSRFRPKVDMYPRGGSSSSSSSLEKSTAALSRSSVPSPSSATASRVSDRYLMPQEGLGFMLSSKHGLAEYSRARGSPHQPLPNSHSQNRANATRPSTITHSSTAGHNYGASQAHGGTLLNSSSSSSSSSSLPSETRGDVKQEQIAETPEMPTDILSFLKNYNPHELAALYHRWGAANTLLDPTGMLRSLMRQGQYFCHECGKSFSQPSHLRTHMRSHTVGFDFNGLHRGTDAHTTASEAPKQGRGHSAASSAHTEPLRKGT from the exons ATGAATACTAGAGAGCGTGTGGAGGTGATGGAGACACGGGCGGGAGTTCAGAAGGAGAAGCTGATTGGAGACCAGGTCAACCCTGGTAAAGAGGTTGAGGGTGAGGATGACAAAATCCCTGGGTCTTTCGACTGCAACGTTTGTGGACGCAGCTTCCCGTTCCTCAGCTCTTTGTCGCAACATATGAGACGCCACACTGGTGCGCGCCCTTACAAATGCCCTTACTGTGACCACAGGGCCTCTCAGAAGGGCAACCTCAAAGTTCACATCCGCAGCCACAAACTGGGCACGCTCTCTACCCACCACTCCAATGAGGACGTAGAGGGtggtgcagaggaggaggagatgagtgTTTCAGAGGGTCTTGATGGAGGTACGAGTCCAACTAAGAGCAGCTCAGCCTGTAACCGGATGATCAATGGGGATAGTGGTGAGGAGAGTCGGAGGAAAGTGCCTGGGAGGAGCATGAAAAGAGAGAAGTCTGTTACCGACCAGAGGCCTTACTGTTGCCGACTGTGTGGCTACGAGGCCCAACGAGAAGATCAGCTCCTGAGCCATATTGAAAAGGTCCACATAACAGCAgacgcagaggaggagaccccTGTCAAGGAAGAGGCTGTGCCTGAACCTGATGCCATCCAACCCCAGAGTGATGGGACCTTCCCCTGCGAGACTTGTGGCCAGGTCTTTTCCCAGGCATGGTTTCTCAAGTCACACATGAAGAAACATGCAGGGATTCTTGACCACTGCTGTCGGATTTGTGGAAGACGGTTCCGTGAAGCTTGGTTTCTCAAATCACACATGAAAACGCACAACACCAAATCCAGGTCACGGTCAAAAGCAGATTCCACTGAGCATCCTGCCACCATCAATGACGTTGCCCAGGATCCTGAAATTGTCACAGGCTCTGTTACATCCATCTATCAAATGTGTTCCAAATGTGGGAACCTATTTCATAACAAGGAGAGCCTGAGGGCCCATGATAAAATCCATAGTTTCGGCTATGGCAGGAAATCCCAGAGCCAGTGCAGTCTCAGTGATGATGAGGACTCACCAGCTGCAAAGAGACGTTACCTTGACTACTTAAACCTTCAACCTGTTGTGAAGACCCTGGATGAAGAGAAGGAGAATGAGAAGAAGATGCTAGGTCAAAGAATCCCTGAGTTAGATCCAGTTTGCAGCTACCAGGCCTGGCAATTAGCTACTAAAGGAAGGGTTGTTGAGCCAGTGGAGCAGAGTTACAAAGCCTCCTGTGGGGGAGGAAGTATGGGAGAGGAGGCTCTCgctggagctgctgttgtttttgagAAAGAGAGCAGCCGTTATGTCCTGCAAGGTCAAGAGAAACGCAGCTCCGGGCGCCGCAGCAGCTCTGGTTTGGGAAGCCATGCTTCTTCAGGGGATCGCACACCGGAGAGCCTCAGCGACTCTGAGTACCGGCCTTCGTCTCGCCAGGACCGACGGCGACCATCCTCCTCCAAGTCTAATGAATGCTTTGAGTGTGGGAAGGTGTTTCGCAGTCGTCATCAGATGATGGTTCACCAGCGAGTCCACAGGAAGGATGGAGGTCGAGCATCCGTGGGAGACAAGGAAAGAACTGCAAGAGACGACAGATGGGGTTCCACCAGCGACCCTGAGTCAGGCTCCCCTAGCCGCCCCAGCACCCCGGGGTATGGAGACTCTCCACCAGCATCTGCCCTTGGAGACCAGGCCTCAGAGATGGGTACTGCAAATTCTGGAGAGATTGCAG ATGAGAAGCCTTACATCTGCAGCCTCTGTGACTTTGTCACCACAGAGTTGCAGGCCTACTTGACTCATGTTCGTGTCCAACACCCGGCTGCCCCCGGAGACAGACCCAGCCCAATACCCAGCCCGAGCTCCAGCTCGGACAGAGGCACCCCAAGTGGATATCCCAAGCTGAAGAAAGCTCTTCTCCAGGGGTTGAACAACTCTGCATCCCCTCCAGCTTACCTTTCAGCTCGATCCTCCCAGCTCAATCCCAGTTTGACCCCTGTGGATCTATGTGTGAGGGCTGAGGGCTGCAGGGGCATAATCTCTCTAACCCAAGACAGGAAGAGCCTCCCTAGCCACAAGTGCTCTTTCTGCTCCCACTCCACTCGCTACCCTGAGGTACTCTGGATGCACCAGACTGTGGCTCACCGCATCAACAGCAGTAGCTCCAATCTGGCTCCTAAGTGGGCCCTGAAAAACAACTCCAAGGGCTCCAGAGACAGCTTACTATCCTTCAAGAGACGCACTGGTCCCCCGCCAGTTCTGGAAGGAAAGGAGTGTCCACCGCTGCCTCCGCTGATGCGTGCCCAACGTACCCGGCCCCCAACCTACTCCAGTGAGGTTCTAAAGAAGAGCAGGCCAGCCAGTCAGGCAGCcatgccatcatcatcatcatcattatcatcatcatcatcatcctctaccccctcctcctcattcTCCCGGGGCTCCTCATCCACCTCAGGCAACCAAGCTGCAAGGGTCCCCGTCCGGccaagcagcagcaacaacagcagcagcagcagcagcagcagtgtcagacacatGGAGGACCAGAGTCATCAGTCTCGCTTCAGACCCAAAGTGGACATGTATCCTCGGGGAGgctcatcatcttcctccagcTCTTTGGAGAAGAGCACTGCTGCCCTCTCACGCTCCTCAGTCCCAAGCCCCAGCTCTGCGACTGCATCCCGTGTGTCTGACCGCTATTTAATGCCTCAAGAGGGCCTTGGCTTCATGCTGTCCAGCAAACATGGCCTTGCAGAGTACAGCCGAGCTAGGGGCTCCCCTCATCAGCCACTTCCCAACTCCCATAGCCAGAACCGGGCCAACGCTACGAGGCCCAGCACCATCACCCACAGCTCCACGGCAGGACACAACTACGGAGCCTCCCAGGCACATGGAGGCACTCTGCTGaattcttcctcctcctcctcctcctcttcctctttgccGTCAGAAACTCGTGGAGATGTGAAGCAGGAGCAAATTGCAGAGACACCTGAGATGCCAACTGACATCCTTAGCTTCCTCAAAAACTACAACCCCCATGAACTGGCTGCCCTCTACCACCGCTGGGGTGCGGCCAATACACTGCTGGATCCCACAG
- the LOC117266042 gene encoding zinc finger protein 516-like isoform X1 — translation MNTRERVEVMETRAGVQKEKLIGDQVNPGKEVEGEDDKIPGSFDCNVCGRSFPFLSSLSQHMRRHTGARPYKCPYCDHRASQKGNLKVHIRSHKLGTLSTHHSNEDVEGGAEEEEMSVSEGLDGGTSPTKSSSACNRMINGDSGEESRRKVPGRSMKREKSVTDQRPYCCRLCGYEAQREDQLLSHIEKVHITADAEEETPVKEEAVPEPDAIQPQSDGTFPCETCGQVFSQAWFLKSHMKKHAGILDHCCRICGRRFREAWFLKSHMKTHNTKSRSRSKADSTEHPATINDVAQDPEIVTGSVTSIYQMCSKCGNLFHNKESLRAHDKIHSFGYGRKSQSQCSLSDDEDSPAAKRRYLDYLNLQPVVKTLDEEKENEKKMLGQRIPELDPVCSYQAWQLATKGRVVEPVEQSYKASCGGGSMGEEALAGAAVVFEKESSRYVLQGQEKRSSGRRSSSGLGSHASSGDRTPESLSDSEYRPSSRQDRRRPSSSKSNECFECGKVFRSRHQMMVHQRVHRKDGGRASVGDKERTARDDRWGSTSDPESGSPSRPSTPGYGDSPPASALGDQASEMGTANSGEIADEKPYICSLCDFVTTELQAYLTHVRVQHPAAPGDRPSPIPSPSSSSDRGTPSGYPKLKKALLQGLNNSASPPAYLSARSSQLNPSLTPVDLCVRAEGCRGIISLTQDRKSLPSHKCSFCSHSTRYPEVLWMHQTVAHRINSSSSNLAPKWALKNNSKGSRDSLLSFKRRTGPPPVLEGKECPPLPPLMRAQRTRPPTYSSEVLKKSRPASQAAMPSSSSSLSSSSSSSTPSSSFSRGSSSTSGNQAARVPVRPSSSNNSSSSSSSSVRHMEDQSHQSRFRPKVDMYPRGGSSSSSSSLEKSTAALSRSSVPSPSSATASRVSDRYLMPQEGLGFMLSSKHGLAEYSRARGSPHQPLPNSHSQNRANATRPSTITHSSTAGHNYGASQAHGGTLLNSSSSSSSSSSLPSETRGDVKQEQIAETPEMPTDILSFLKNYNPHELAALYHRWGAANTLLDPTGMLRSLMRQGQYFCHECGKSFSQPSHLRTHMRSHTGERPFCCQLCPYRASQKGNLKTHVQSVHHMPFDNSQYPDTRSLLLSQEEQGALAAKHPPTPQKQ, via the exons ATGAATACTAGAGAGCGTGTGGAGGTGATGGAGACACGGGCGGGAGTTCAGAAGGAGAAGCTGATTGGAGACCAGGTCAACCCTGGTAAAGAGGTTGAGGGTGAGGATGACAAAATCCCTGGGTCTTTCGACTGCAACGTTTGTGGACGCAGCTTCCCGTTCCTCAGCTCTTTGTCGCAACATATGAGACGCCACACTGGTGCGCGCCCTTACAAATGCCCTTACTGTGACCACAGGGCCTCTCAGAAGGGCAACCTCAAAGTTCACATCCGCAGCCACAAACTGGGCACGCTCTCTACCCACCACTCCAATGAGGACGTAGAGGGtggtgcagaggaggaggagatgagtgTTTCAGAGGGTCTTGATGGAGGTACGAGTCCAACTAAGAGCAGCTCAGCCTGTAACCGGATGATCAATGGGGATAGTGGTGAGGAGAGTCGGAGGAAAGTGCCTGGGAGGAGCATGAAAAGAGAGAAGTCTGTTACCGACCAGAGGCCTTACTGTTGCCGACTGTGTGGCTACGAGGCCCAACGAGAAGATCAGCTCCTGAGCCATATTGAAAAGGTCCACATAACAGCAgacgcagaggaggagaccccTGTCAAGGAAGAGGCTGTGCCTGAACCTGATGCCATCCAACCCCAGAGTGATGGGACCTTCCCCTGCGAGACTTGTGGCCAGGTCTTTTCCCAGGCATGGTTTCTCAAGTCACACATGAAGAAACATGCAGGGATTCTTGACCACTGCTGTCGGATTTGTGGAAGACGGTTCCGTGAAGCTTGGTTTCTCAAATCACACATGAAAACGCACAACACCAAATCCAGGTCACGGTCAAAAGCAGATTCCACTGAGCATCCTGCCACCATCAATGACGTTGCCCAGGATCCTGAAATTGTCACAGGCTCTGTTACATCCATCTATCAAATGTGTTCCAAATGTGGGAACCTATTTCATAACAAGGAGAGCCTGAGGGCCCATGATAAAATCCATAGTTTCGGCTATGGCAGGAAATCCCAGAGCCAGTGCAGTCTCAGTGATGATGAGGACTCACCAGCTGCAAAGAGACGTTACCTTGACTACTTAAACCTTCAACCTGTTGTGAAGACCCTGGATGAAGAGAAGGAGAATGAGAAGAAGATGCTAGGTCAAAGAATCCCTGAGTTAGATCCAGTTTGCAGCTACCAGGCCTGGCAATTAGCTACTAAAGGAAGGGTTGTTGAGCCAGTGGAGCAGAGTTACAAAGCCTCCTGTGGGGGAGGAAGTATGGGAGAGGAGGCTCTCgctggagctgctgttgtttttgagAAAGAGAGCAGCCGTTATGTCCTGCAAGGTCAAGAGAAACGCAGCTCCGGGCGCCGCAGCAGCTCTGGTTTGGGAAGCCATGCTTCTTCAGGGGATCGCACACCGGAGAGCCTCAGCGACTCTGAGTACCGGCCTTCGTCTCGCCAGGACCGACGGCGACCATCCTCCTCCAAGTCTAATGAATGCTTTGAGTGTGGGAAGGTGTTTCGCAGTCGTCATCAGATGATGGTTCACCAGCGAGTCCACAGGAAGGATGGAGGTCGAGCATCCGTGGGAGACAAGGAAAGAACTGCAAGAGACGACAGATGGGGTTCCACCAGCGACCCTGAGTCAGGCTCCCCTAGCCGCCCCAGCACCCCGGGGTATGGAGACTCTCCACCAGCATCTGCCCTTGGAGACCAGGCCTCAGAGATGGGTACTGCAAATTCTGGAGAGATTGCAG ATGAGAAGCCTTACATCTGCAGCCTCTGTGACTTTGTCACCACAGAGTTGCAGGCCTACTTGACTCATGTTCGTGTCCAACACCCGGCTGCCCCCGGAGACAGACCCAGCCCAATACCCAGCCCGAGCTCCAGCTCGGACAGAGGCACCCCAAGTGGATATCCCAAGCTGAAGAAAGCTCTTCTCCAGGGGTTGAACAACTCTGCATCCCCTCCAGCTTACCTTTCAGCTCGATCCTCCCAGCTCAATCCCAGTTTGACCCCTGTGGATCTATGTGTGAGGGCTGAGGGCTGCAGGGGCATAATCTCTCTAACCCAAGACAGGAAGAGCCTCCCTAGCCACAAGTGCTCTTTCTGCTCCCACTCCACTCGCTACCCTGAGGTACTCTGGATGCACCAGACTGTGGCTCACCGCATCAACAGCAGTAGCTCCAATCTGGCTCCTAAGTGGGCCCTGAAAAACAACTCCAAGGGCTCCAGAGACAGCTTACTATCCTTCAAGAGACGCACTGGTCCCCCGCCAGTTCTGGAAGGAAAGGAGTGTCCACCGCTGCCTCCGCTGATGCGTGCCCAACGTACCCGGCCCCCAACCTACTCCAGTGAGGTTCTAAAGAAGAGCAGGCCAGCCAGTCAGGCAGCcatgccatcatcatcatcatcattatcatcatcatcatcatcctctaccccctcctcctcattcTCCCGGGGCTCCTCATCCACCTCAGGCAACCAAGCTGCAAGGGTCCCCGTCCGGccaagcagcagcaacaacagcagcagcagcagcagcagcagtgtcagacacatGGAGGACCAGAGTCATCAGTCTCGCTTCAGACCCAAAGTGGACATGTATCCTCGGGGAGgctcatcatcttcctccagcTCTTTGGAGAAGAGCACTGCTGCCCTCTCACGCTCCTCAGTCCCAAGCCCCAGCTCTGCGACTGCATCCCGTGTGTCTGACCGCTATTTAATGCCTCAAGAGGGCCTTGGCTTCATGCTGTCCAGCAAACATGGCCTTGCAGAGTACAGCCGAGCTAGGGGCTCCCCTCATCAGCCACTTCCCAACTCCCATAGCCAGAACCGGGCCAACGCTACGAGGCCCAGCACCATCACCCACAGCTCCACGGCAGGACACAACTACGGAGCCTCCCAGGCACATGGAGGCACTCTGCTGaattcttcctcctcctcctcctcctcttcctctttgccGTCAGAAACTCGTGGAGATGTGAAGCAGGAGCAAATTGCAGAGACACCTGAGATGCCAACTGACATCCTTAGCTTCCTCAAAAACTACAACCCCCATGAACTGGCTGCCCTCTACCACCGCTGGGGTGCGGCCAATACACTGCTGGATCCCACAG